The genomic region CCCGTAGGCCACATTCTGCGCGAGTGATGCGTTCTCCACCAGAAAATTCAAAGCCGGAGCGCCCGGCGCGGCATTCACAAACCGGAACCGGCTGCTCAGCGTCGAAGGCCCGGAGGCCGGCTGCGGGTCCGGGTAGTCCGTATCCTGACAGCCGATGAACAGAGCGGTCAGCGTGACGAAAAAGGCGATAAACGGGAAGGGCAACTTATACTGGCGCATAGCGTAGGTTGTCTTTTCGGTCAGAGATTAATTGAACGTGTACCGTAAACCCACCTGGAGCTGCCAGCGCGAGCTGAGCGTCAGGTTGTTGGTAAACGAATTGGTCAGGGCCGAACCGGCGGACACCTCGGCAAACGAATAAATGGGCCGTCCGGTGGTCGGGGCGTTGTTGGCCGACGGGAACGGCGTTTCGTACCCCACAAAGTTCAGCAGGTTGGTCCGCGTGGCAATCTGCGCCAGCCCCCAGTCCGAATTCAGTAGGTTGAGCAGGTTCTGAATGTCCAGCGAAATCTGGATGGAGTTCCGCTTGCCGCCCACGTTCCGGAAGATGTCCTGAAGTACCCGGAAGTTCACCTGATGCTGCCAGGGCAGATAAGCCCCGTTCCGTTCGGCATACTGCCCCCGGCGTTTGCTCAGGTACGGGTCCTGCTCGATGTAGGCGTTCAGCTGGTCCCAGATCTGCTGCGTTGTCCGGCGGTCCTGGGCGTTGGTCGTTACGAGCAGAATTTCGTTCTGATTACGAGGCACATAGATCAGATCGTTGTTGCTAATGCCCTCGTTGTTCGGGTTTCCGCCGTATACATACGAGAAATTCCCCGCCGTCTGGCCCTGATACGTCAGCGAGAAGGTGGTCGCCAGAAAACCCAGGTACTCCAGCCGGTACTGCAGGAAACCGACCACCCGATGCGGAATCAGGTTGTTGGAGAACGAAAGATTCGGATCGTTCGGACTGGTCACGACGGCCTGGCCCGTGTAAAGGCTACCCGCCGTGGAGGCCGACTGGGCGTTGACGTCCTTCGAATCCGTGAACGTGTACGCCAGCGAGCCGTCGAAGCCACGGCCGAGCCGCTTCTGAACCTGAGCCGTCAGGCTGAGCGAGTAGCCCCGGTTGATGTTGTCCAGCACCAGCGCCTGCACAATCCGGTCGTTGATCCGCCGGTCGAATGGCTGGCCGACCGTGGCCGAACCCGCCACGTTGCCCCAGATGGGTCGTCCGTCGCCGGTCAGCGTGCCAACCGGAGCGGCCAGGTTGGCATCCCGGATGAACACGGCGTTGAGGTCTTTGGTATAGATTCCGTCCAGCGTCAGCACCCAGCCACCCGGCAGGCTTTTGTCAACGCCCAGACTGGTGCGCCAGACCTGCGGAAACCGGAAATCGCGCGTGGTGGCGTTGATGGTGAACGTCTGCGCCAGCGGTTCGCCCGGCCGACCCGTCAGCCGGGGCACGTAGGCGTTGGGGTCCGGCCTGAACGGAAAGTCGGCGTTGTTGGCCTGGGTCTGCCGGAGGACGGTCCCGAAGAAAACCCCGTTGTTGCTCACCTGATTCGACAGCCATACGAACGGTACGCGGCCGGTAAAGATCCCCGTTCCGCCCCGGACCTGCAGCGAACGGTCGCCGAGCACGTCCCAGTTGAAGCCCAGCCTGGGCGACCACAGGAAGTTGGTCCGCGGCAGTTGGCTTACCTGAATCCGTTCGCCCCCGGCAAACCGCATGGTGTCGGTCACGGCGTTGTTGAGCAGCCGCGAATCGTCGTAGGTCGGAATGTCGAGGCGAATGCCCGCCGTCAGCCGCAGGTTTTTGGTCACGTTAAAGGCATCCTGAGCATAAAAACCCAATTGAGCGGCTGTAAACTCGGCGACGGGCACGGGCGTTCCCGGCACGGCGGAATATTGCAGGGCGTACTGCGTTGGGGCGTTGGCGGCCGACGGGTTGCTCACGTTCTGGATAAAATCGTCGATGCTGTTGTACTGATACACGCCCCGAATCTGTGGCGTAAAGCCGTTGTAGAATTTGTAGAACTCATTCGCCGTTCCGACCGAAACCGTGTGTTTTCCCAGAAAAATATCAAACCGGTCATTGATCTGGGTGACGTCCTGATTCAGGATGTTGTTCGGGGTGAACGGGTCGGGGCCGAAGCTCGTCACGGTATTGCCGTTGGGTCCTAAAATGTCCACGGTCGGGAAATTGGGCGTTTCGGCTCCGCCGCCCGCCTCCCGGAAGTCGCGGAAAGCGGTGTACCCCACCTGGAGGTTGTTGGCGAATTTATTGCCGAACGTGGAGTTCAGCTCGGCAATGACCGATTTGAGGTTGTTGTTGGTCCGGTACCACGAATACTGGAACGGCAACGCGTTGTTGCTGTTCTGGCGACCGCCCGGAGGCGCCGATGTGAAGCCCCCCGAGTTGCTCGGCGGCGTATCGCGAAAGGCGTTCAGCTGGTTGTAGCGCACCGTCAGTTTATGCTGGTCGCTGATGTTCCAGTTAATTTTCGCCAGAAACTTGAAGTTCTGCGTCAGCTGGTCGAAGGTGTCGAACGAGCCCGGATCGAAGGTCCACGTTTTGTTGGGACCCGTATTGATCAGGAATTCGCGCAGGCGCTGCAAGTCTTCCGTCCGCTGCTGGTAAGGCCGCCCGTTGGCGTCTGAACCGCCCGCCGGGAACAGCACCGCCGGGTCTGCCCGCCGCTCCTGTTCGACATTGACGAAGAAAAACAGCTTGTTTTTGATGATCGGGCCTCCTAACCGGGCACCGACGTTGTAAAAGTTAAAATTCAGCTGCTGCTGCTCCTGCCCTTCTACCTTCCGGCCGACAAAGCTCTGGTTCCGGTAGAAACCGTATACCGAACCCTGAAACTCGTTGGTGCCGCTGCGGGTTACGGCATTGACGCCCGCCCCGGTAAAGGAGCCCTGGCTGACGTCATAGGGCGAAAGCGACACGTTGAGCTGGTCGATGGCGTCGATGCTGACCGGCGTTCCGGCCGCGCCTCCCGGCAGCGCCGACAGCCCGAAGACGTTGTTGGCCGTTGAGCCGTCGATGGAGAAGTTATTGTACAGGTTACTGCGGCCGCCGAACGAAAAACCGGGTCCGGCTTGGGGCGTGAGAGTACTAAAGTCCGTAAAACTACGGGTGATGGTGGGCAGCCGTTCGAAGTTTTCGCGCCGCAGGTTGGTCGAGGCGCCCGTCCGTTCGGAGTCGATCACGCCGCCCCGCTGGGAGGTAATAACCACTTCGGTCAGTTCCTGCCCTTCTTCCGCCAGCCGGAAATCGGCCACGACGGGCGTATTCAGCTCGGCCGAAACAATTTCGCGGGATTGTTCCTGAAAGCCGATGAACGTGACGGTTATACGATACGGTCCGCCAATCCGGACGGCCGGGAGACTGAATCGCCCCTGCGGATTGGTGGTGGTGCCATAACGGGTACCCGATGGCGTGTGAATCGCGATAACGGTCGCGCCCGGCAGCGGTTCATTTTTGGTGTCAGTCACTACCCCGTTGATGGACGAAGTAGTCACCCCCTGGGCGAGCGCATGATTCGGGCTGAGGCCAAAGCATCCGCTCAACAGCAGCACTACGTGAAGCCACAGTAGCTTTTTGCTCATAATTGTGTGTGGTTAGGTAAAGTTGAATAGAAGTGCATACACCGGTCAGGAGCGGGTCAACCCATCTTTATTTGATAGACTGATCATACGTAACCTCCTGTCTTTTACCTACATAACCAATTTTATCGGCGGGTTTCCAAAAAAAATTCCTAAATCGCATCGATTTATGCCGGAATGGAATGTTATTTTTTTGTTAACAGCCCAAATCACCAGGCTGTGACCGTTGTTTTATCATGACTCAATCCGAAACATACCGCCTTACTCAATACAGCCACGGAGCCGGCTGCGGCTGCAAGATTGCGCCCAAAGTGCTGGACAAGATTCTCCACCACAACCAGACCGGCCAGACCGTCATTCAGTCGCTGAACCTGCTGGTCGGCAACGACAGCCGGGACGACGCGGCCGTGATGGACCTGGGCAACGGCGAAGCCATCATCAGCACCACCGACTTTTTCATGCCCATCGTCGACGATGCGTTTGATTTTGGCCGCATTGCCTCCGCCAACGCCATCAGCGACGTGTACGCCATGGGCGGCGAACCCCTGATGGCCATCGCCGTTCTGGGCTGGCCGATCGACAAACTGCCGCCTGAAGTAGCCGGGGAAGTTCTGGCCGGCAGTCGGGCCGTCTGCGCCGAGGCGGGTATTCCGCTGGCGGGCGGCCACAGCATCGACAGTCCGGAGCCGATTTTTGGACTGGCCGTGACGGGCCGCGTGCGGGTCGAAAATCTGAAACAGAACAACACCGCCACGGCGGGCTGCCGCCTTTACCTGACCAAACCGCTGGGCGTTGGCATTCTGACGACCGCGCAGAAAAAGGGCATTCTTAAGCCGGAACATGCCGAACTGGCCCCCCGCCAGATGGCGCAGCTCAACAAGTTCGGCGCGGTGCTGGGAAAACTGCCGTACGTCAAAGCCCTGACCGACGTCACCGGCTTCGGGCTGCTGGGCCACCTGACCGAAATGGCCGAGGGCAGCGGACTAAGCGCCGAGGTGGACTTTGCAAACGTTCCGAAACTGCCCGTCGTGGATGAGTATTTGGCCCAGAAAAGCATTCCGGGCGGCACGCACCGCAACTGGGACAGCTACGGCCACAAGATTGCCGACCTGCCCGACCAGCAGCGTTTTCTGCTCGCCGACCCGCAGACCAGCGGCGGGCTGCTGATTGCCGTCAAGCCCGATGCCGCGGCGGAATTTGAACAACTGGCGGCCGAACACGGCTTCAGCCTGCAATCGTTCGGGCAATTGGTCGCCAAACGGGAGAAAGTTGTTTATGTACAATAACGGATATCCACGGAGTACGCGGAGGATGGCCCCGCAGCGGCGTATTGCCGCGTTTAGGGGTCAGCAAGACTTCCTCCGCGTACTTCCGTGGGTTTAAAAAATCAATATGGAATTATACTACCGCCAGGTCGGCGACACCGGCCCGGCCATCCTGATTCTTCACGGCGTCTTCGGTTCGTCGGACAACTGGCTGACCATTTCCAAAACCATTGCCGACCAGGGCTACCGGGTTTTTCTGCTCGACCAGCGCAATCACGGCCGTTCGCCCCGCAGCGAGGTGTTTGATTACGAATCGATGGGCCTCGACCTGCTGGAATTTATTCAGAAGCACCAGTTGGATAAGCCCATTCTCATCGGCCATTCGATGGGCGGAAAAGTGGTCATGCAGTTCGCAATGGACCATCCGGACCAGTTCAGCAAGCTCGTCATTGTCGATATTGCCCCCAAATTTTACCCGGTTCATCACGGCGAAATCCTGCGCGGGCTTTCCGCCATTCCGCTGGCGACGCTCAAAAGTCGCAACGAAGCCGACGCGATTCTGAAGGAGTACGAGCCTTCGGCCACCGTCCGGCAATTTCTGCTGAAAAACCTTTACCGCAACGAGCAGGGGCAGTTCGACTGGCGGCTGAATCTGCCCGTCATCGAACGTGAGATTCACGGGGTGGGCGAAGAACTGAGTCACCCGCGTACCGTCACGGAGCCGACGCTGTTTATCCGGGGCGTCAATTCGGGTTATATCCGGGACGAAGACATTCCGGGCATTCAGAAATTATTCCCCAACGTCAAGGTCGAAACCATTCCCGATGCCGGCCACTGGGTGCAGGCCGAACAGCCGGAACTCTTTGTCGAGGCGCTGATTAACTTTATCGTTTAAGGATTATGGTTTAAAGTTTATGGTTCAGAGTTTGCCGCTGCGCTTGCTTCGCCCTTTATTTTCATTGAGGCAACGCAACTTTAAACCTTAAACATTAAACCTTAAACGATAAGCCCTAACCGCTTCCCAACTCACCATGCCTACACTTTACCTCCTCCCCTGCCCCCTCGCCGACGGTACAGCCGACCAGGTGCTGTCGCCGCAAATTCGCGAGGTGGTCAGCCGGACGGACATCTTTTTTGCCGAGGAACTCCGGACGGCCCGGCGCTTCATCAGCAGCCTGAAAACCGGACGCGCAATTGACGAACTGACTTTTTTTGAACTCAATAAAGACACGCCGGAAGCGGATACCCGCCGCCAGATGAAGGAAATCACCGGCCCCGACCGGTCGGTCGGTGTGTTGTCGGAAGCCGGTTGCCCCGGCGTGGCCGATCCGGGGGCCGTGGCCGTAAAGATAGCGCACCAGCTGGACTGGAAGGTATCGCCGCTGGTGGGACCGTCGTCCATTCTGCTGGTGCTGATGGCCTCGGGCATGAGCGGGCAGTCGTTTGTTTTTCACGGCTATCTGCCCATCGACCGCCACGACCGGGCCCGCATACTGAAGCATCTGGAAAAAGAAGCCATCCAGCGGCAGCAGACGCAGATTTTTATGGAAACGCCGTACCGCAACAACGCCCTTTTTGCCGATATTCTGGCCCATTGCCAAGCCGACACCCGGCTCTGCGTGGCCTGCAACGTGACCGCGCCCGACGAATTTATTCGGACGCTGACGGTGCGGGAATGGAAAAGCCAGCCGCCCGATCTGCACAAAAAGCCGACGGTATTTTGTCTCAACGGACAGGCCGCCGCGCGGCTTTAGCCCGTATCTTACCCCCGCAATCTGGCACTAAAACGCCGGGGACTCTTAACTGCAACAAGCTCACGGGTTAAACCCCGTGGTTACTTATGATACGCATTCATTCTTTTACGTTTTCGCCTTTTCAGGAAAATACGTACGTCCTGTACGACGACTCCCGCGAGGCCGTCATCATCGATCCCGGCTGCTACACCCGCGCCGAACAGGACGAACTTACCCGTTTCGTCGAGCAGAACGGCCTCAAGCCGGTCAAGCTGCTCAACACCCACGCGCACATCGACCACGTGCTTGGCAACGCTTTTGTCAAGCGGAAGTACGGCATTGAGCTATACCTGCACGAAAAGGACGTTCCGATTCTGAAGGCAGCCAAGGTCATGGCCCCCAACTACGGGTTTGCGCAGTACGAGGAAGCGGACGTCGATCACTTTCTGGAAGAAGGCAAGTCCGTCGAATTCGGCCATACGGTGCTGGAAGTACGTTTTGTGCCGGGGCACGCACCGGGGCACGTGGCGTTTGTCAACCACGAGGCCCGCTTCGTGATCGGTGGCGATGTCCTGTTTCGGGGCAGCATCGGGCGCACCGATTTCCCGTTTTCGGACTTTGACACGCTGGCGCACAGCATCCGGACGCAGTTTTACACCCTGCCGGACGATTACACGGTTTACCCCGGTCACATGGACCCGACCACCATCGGCCGCGAGAAGCTTTCCAACCCGTTCGTAAAAGCATGAACTCCGCCGCCGACTACGTTCTCTTTTTTCTGGCCGGCCTGCTGGCGGAAGTAGCGGGAACAGTGGCGGGCTTCGGGTCATCGGTATTTTTTGTACCGGTCGCGCTGTATTTCTTTGATTACCGGGTCGTGCTGGGCATGACCGGCCTGCAGCACGTGTTCAGCAACACGGCCAAGCTCATGCTATTTCGCAGGCATATCGACTGGCCGGTTACCATCCGGATGGGCATTCCCAGCGTGCTGCTGGTCATTCTGGGCGCTTACCTCAACAAGGACGCGGACCTGTCGCTGGCCGCCCTGACGCTGGGTCTTTTTGTGGCGGCGGTCAGTATTTTTTTTCTGCTGAAACCGGAAGTCCGGCTTTCGGTAAGTGCGCTGAATCAGGTGGTTGGCGGTGGCGTGGCGGGTTTTCTGGCGGGCTTTATCGGAACGGGCGGGGCCATTCGCGGCATTGTCCTCGCCTCGCTCAATCTGGAAAAGAATATCTTTGTGGCGACCTCGGCGGCCATCGACTTCGGGGTGGATGCCAGCCGGACGGTCATTTATCTGGAAAACGACTACCTCGACAGCCGCCATCTGCTGGTAATTCCGCTCCTGTTCGGGGCGGCCTTTGGCGGTTCCTACGCGGGCAAGTTGCTCCTCAACCGGCTCTCGCAGCGGCAGTTTCAAACCCTGGTGTGGTTGCTGCTGCTGGGTATCGGGCTGGATTTAATTCGTAAAAACTGGATTTGGTAACCAATGAAACTGCTCCGTCACCTGCCCAACGCCATGACCTGCGGCAATCTGCTGTGCGGGTGTCTGGGAATTCTGGCCGTTTTTGAACACGATCTGATGC from Tellurirhabdus rosea harbors:
- a CDS encoding sulfite exporter TauE/SafE family protein — protein: MNSAADYVLFFLAGLLAEVAGTVAGFGSSVFFVPVALYFFDYRVVLGMTGLQHVFSNTAKLMLFRRHIDWPVTIRMGIPSVLLVILGAYLNKDADLSLAALTLGLFVAAVSIFFLLKPEVRLSVSALNQVVGGGVAGFLAGFIGTGGAIRGIVLASLNLEKNIFVATSAAIDFGVDASRTVIYLENDYLDSRHLLVIPLLFGAAFGGSYAGKLLLNRLSQRQFQTLVWLLLLGIGLDLIRKNWIW
- the selD gene encoding selenide, water dikinase SelD, which gives rise to MTQSETYRLTQYSHGAGCGCKIAPKVLDKILHHNQTGQTVIQSLNLLVGNDSRDDAAVMDLGNGEAIISTTDFFMPIVDDAFDFGRIASANAISDVYAMGGEPLMAIAVLGWPIDKLPPEVAGEVLAGSRAVCAEAGIPLAGGHSIDSPEPIFGLAVTGRVRVENLKQNNTATAGCRLYLTKPLGVGILTTAQKKGILKPEHAELAPRQMAQLNKFGAVLGKLPYVKALTDVTGFGLLGHLTEMAEGSGLSAEVDFANVPKLPVVDEYLAQKSIPGGTHRNWDSYGHKIADLPDQQRFLLADPQTSGGLLIAVKPDAAAEFEQLAAEHGFSLQSFGQLVAKREKVVYVQ
- a CDS encoding MBL fold metallo-hydrolase, whose translation is MIRIHSFTFSPFQENTYVLYDDSREAVIIDPGCYTRAEQDELTRFVEQNGLKPVKLLNTHAHIDHVLGNAFVKRKYGIELYLHEKDVPILKAAKVMAPNYGFAQYEEADVDHFLEEGKSVEFGHTVLEVRFVPGHAPGHVAFVNHEARFVIGGDVLFRGSIGRTDFPFSDFDTLAHSIRTQFYTLPDDYTVYPGHMDPTTIGREKLSNPFVKA
- a CDS encoding alpha/beta fold hydrolase, giving the protein MELYYRQVGDTGPAILILHGVFGSSDNWLTISKTIADQGYRVFLLDQRNHGRSPRSEVFDYESMGLDLLEFIQKHQLDKPILIGHSMGGKVVMQFAMDHPDQFSKLVIVDIAPKFYPVHHGEILRGLSAIPLATLKSRNEADAILKEYEPSATVRQFLLKNLYRNEQGQFDWRLNLPVIEREIHGVGEELSHPRTVTEPTLFIRGVNSGYIRDEDIPGIQKLFPNVKVETIPDAGHWVQAEQPELFVEALINFIV
- a CDS encoding SAM-dependent methyltransferase yields the protein MPTLYLLPCPLADGTADQVLSPQIREVVSRTDIFFAEELRTARRFISSLKTGRAIDELTFFELNKDTPEADTRRQMKEITGPDRSVGVLSEAGCPGVADPGAVAVKIAHQLDWKVSPLVGPSSILLVLMASGMSGQSFVFHGYLPIDRHDRARILKHLEKEAIQRQQTQIFMETPYRNNALFADILAHCQADTRLCVACNVTAPDEFIRTLTVREWKSQPPDLHKKPTVFCLNGQAAARL
- a CDS encoding TonB-dependent receptor, which gives rise to MSKKLLWLHVVLLLSGCFGLSPNHALAQGVTTSSINGVVTDTKNEPLPGATVIAIHTPSGTRYGTTTNPQGRFSLPAVRIGGPYRITVTFIGFQEQSREIVSAELNTPVVADFRLAEEGQELTEVVITSQRGGVIDSERTGASTNLRRENFERLPTITRSFTDFSTLTPQAGPGFSFGGRSNLYNNFSIDGSTANNVFGLSALPGGAAGTPVSIDAIDQLNVSLSPYDVSQGSFTGAGVNAVTRSGTNEFQGSVYGFYRNQSFVGRKVEGQEQQQLNFNFYNVGARLGGPIIKNKLFFFVNVEQERRADPAVLFPAGGSDANGRPYQQRTEDLQRLREFLINTGPNKTWTFDPGSFDTFDQLTQNFKFLAKINWNISDQHKLTVRYNQLNAFRDTPPSNSGGFTSAPPGGRQNSNNALPFQYSWYRTNNNLKSVIAELNSTFGNKFANNLQVGYTAFRDFREAGGGAETPNFPTVDILGPNGNTVTSFGPDPFTPNNILNQDVTQINDRFDIFLGKHTVSVGTANEFYKFYNGFTPQIRGVYQYNSIDDFIQNVSNPSAANAPTQYALQYSAVPGTPVPVAEFTAAQLGFYAQDAFNVTKNLRLTAGIRLDIPTYDDSRLLNNAVTDTMRFAGGERIQVSQLPRTNFLWSPRLGFNWDVLGDRSLQVRGGTGIFTGRVPFVWLSNQVSNNGVFFGTVLRQTQANNADFPFRPDPNAYVPRLTGRPGEPLAQTFTINATTRDFRFPQVWRTSLGVDKSLPGGWVLTLDGIYTKDLNAVFIRDANLAAPVGTLTGDGRPIWGNVAGSATVGQPFDRRINDRIVQALVLDNINRGYSLSLTAQVQKRLGRGFDGSLAYTFTDSKDVNAQSASTAGSLYTGQAVVTSPNDPNLSFSNNLIPHRVVGFLQYRLEYLGFLATTFSLTYQGQTAGNFSYVYGGNPNNEGISNNDLIYVPRNQNEILLVTTNAQDRRTTQQIWDQLNAYIEQDPYLSKRRGQYAERNGAYLPWQHQVNFRVLQDIFRNVGGKRNSIQISLDIQNLLNLLNSDWGLAQIATRTNLLNFVGYETPFPSANNAPTTGRPIYSFAEVSAGSALTNSFTNNLTLSSRWQLQVGLRYTFN